The following coding sequences are from one Saccopteryx bilineata isolate mSacBil1 chromosome 3, mSacBil1_pri_phased_curated, whole genome shotgun sequence window:
- the ESPN gene encoding espin isoform X5 encodes MALEQALQAAREGDLDVLKSLQAAGQLGPSLRDPLDALPVHHAARAGKLHCLRFLVEEAALPAAARARNGATPAHDAAATGHLSCLQWLLSQGDCRVQDKDNSGATVLHLAARFGHPEVVDWLLRHGGGDPTMATDTGALPVHYAAAKGDFPSLRLLIGHHPEGVNAQTKNGATPLYLACQEGHLEVTQYLVQECGADPHTSAHDGMTPLHAAAQMGHSPVIVWLVSCTDVSLSEKDRDGATAMHFAASRGHAKVLSWLLLHGGEISADLWGGTPLHDAAENGELECCQILVVNGAELDVRDRDGYTAADLSDYNGHSHCTRYLRTVENLSVEHRVLSRDPSAELEAKQPDSGMSSPNTTMSVQPLNFDLSSPTSTLSNYDSCSSSQSSVKGRRPLHVLPSGRDAAIQSYMDMLHPELSLAPGKAERTAPPLPPPSFLPPPPPPPGYPAPKPPVGLQAAEIYMQTKSKLRHVETLAFRKELSSRNGHNGLRRQDSARKPRAFSKQPSTGDYYRQLGRCPGEPPAARPGMAHSEEAALLPGNHVHNGCAADLKASRELPPPPPPPPPPLPEGLSSPPPAPPLPLEGAGPGCGQRRSSSSTGKVRVLRHRKSTKSFNMMAPTGDNSELLAEIKAGKSLKPTPQSKGLTTVFSGSGQPASQPDSPLPPASPAPSRARSPTPPAAGPQPLLNGTLAPAPPATPAPGVQLDVEALIPTHDEQGRPIPEWKRQVMVRKMQQKMQEEEEQRRKEEEEEARLANMPAWRRDLLRKKLEEEREQKRKEEERQKQEEMQREKEQSEKLRTLGYDETKLAPWQRQIILKKGDIANTATPP; translated from the exons CACTGCGCGACCCGCTAGACGCACTGCCGGTGCACCACGCGGCCCGCGCCGGCAAGCTGCACTGTCTGCGCTTCCTGGTGGAGGAGGCCGCCCTACCCGCCGCAGCCCGTGCGCGAAACGGTGCCACCCCGGCCCACGACGCCGCTGCCACTGGCCACCTCTCCTGCCTGCAGTGGCTGCTCTCGCAGGGCGACTGCAGAGTGCAG GACAAAGACAATTCCGGTGCCACAGTCCTGCATCTGGCTGCCCGCTTCGGCCACCCTGAGGTGGTGGACTGGCTGCTGCGTCATGGCGGGGGAGACCCCACCATGGCCACAGACACGGGTGCCCTGCCTGTCCACTATGCCGCCGCCAAAGGAGACTTCCCCTCCCTGAGGCTTCTCATCGGGCACCACCCTGA AGGAGTGAATGCCCAAACCAAGAACGGTGCCACGCCCCTGTACCTGGCGTGCCAGGAGGGCCACCTGGAGGTGACGCAGTACCTGGTGCAGGAGTGCGGCGCGGACCCGCACACGAGCGCCCACGACGGCATGACCCCGCTGCACGCTGCGGCACAGATGGGCCACAGTCCGGTCATCGTGTGGCTG GTGAGCTGCACCGACGTGAGCCTGTCGGAGAAGGACAGGGACGGCGCAACGGCCATGCACTTTGCAGCAAGCCGCGGCCACGCCAAAGTGCTCAGCTGGCTTCTGCTGCACGGCGGCGAGATCTCGGCTGACCTGTGGGGCGGGACCCCACTGCACGACGCCGCGGAAAACGGGGAGCTGGAG TGCTGCCAGATCCTGGTGGTGAATGGCGCGGAGCTGGACGTCCGCGACCGGGACGGATACACAGCTGCCGACCTCTCGGACTACAATGGCCACAGCCACTGCACCCGCTACCTGCGCACTGTGGAGAACCTG AGTGTGGAGCACCGCGTGCTGTCCAGGGACCCATCCGCTGAGCTGGAGGCCAAGCAGCCGGACTCGGGCATGTCCTCGCCCAATACCACCATGTCAGTCCAGCCGCTGAACTTTGACCTCAGCTCGCCCACCAGCACCCTGTCCAACTACGACTCCTGCTCCTCCAGCCAGTCCAGTGTCAAGGGTCGGCGCCCTCTGCATG TGCTTCCCAGCGGCAGAGATGCGGCCATACAGAGCTACATGGACATGCTGCACCCAGAGCTGAGCCTGGCCCCGGGCAAGGCGGAGAGAACCGCACCCCCACTGCCACCACCCAGCTTCcttccaccaccccctcccccaccaggctACCCAGCTCCCAAGCCCCCAGTGGGGCTGCAAGCGGCTGAGATCTACATGCAGACCAAGAGCAAACTCCGCCACGTGGAGACTCTGGCCTTCAGGAAGGAG CTGAGCTCCCGCAACGGCCACAACGGGCTGCGGAGGCAGGACTCCGCCCGCAAGCCCCGCGCCTTCAGCAAGCAGCCCAGCACGGGGGACTACTACCGACAGCTGGGACGCTGTCCCGGGGAGCCGCCGGCCGCACGCCCGGGCATGGCGCACAGCGAGGAG GCGGCGCTGCTCCCCGGGAACCACGTGCACAACGGCTGCGCCGCGGACCTCAAGGCGTCCAGGGAGCTGCCGCctccaccgccgccgccgccgccgcccctgcCCGAGGGCCTGAGCTCGCCTCCGCCCGCTCCGCCTCTGCCCTTGGAGGGCGCCGGTCCCGGCTGCGGGCAGCGTCGCTCCTCCTCCTCTACTGGCA AAGTGAGAGTCCTGAGGCACAGGAAGA GCACCAAGTCTTTCAACATGATGGCCCCAACGGGCGACAACTCTGAGTTACTGGCAGAGATCAAGGCTGGCAAGAGTCTGAAGCCCACTCCGCAGAGCAAGGGTCTGACCACGGTGTTCTCTGGCAGCGGGCAGCCGGCCTCCCAG CCTGACTCGCCACTGCCGCCAGCGTCCCCAGCACCGTCCAGGGCCCGAAGTCCCACCCCGCCAGCCGCAGGGCCCCAGCCACTGCTCAACGGCACTTTGGCGCCAGCACCGCCTGCCACCCCTGCGCCGGGTGTGCAGCTCGATGTGGAAGCACTCATCCCCACACACGATGAGCAGGGCCGGCCCATCCCAGAGTGGAAGCGCCAGGTGATGGTCCGCAAGATGCAGCAGAAGAtgcaagaggaagaggagcagaggCGGAAG gaggaggaggaggaggctcggTTGGCCAACATGCCTGCCTGGAGGCGGGACCTCCTGCGGAAGAAGCTAGAAGAGGAGAG GGAGCAGAAGCG AAAAGAGGAGGAGCGACAGAAGCAGGAGGAGATGCAACGGGAAAAGGAGCAGTCGGAGAAGCTGCGGACACTGGGCTACGACGAGACCAAGCTGGCGCCCTGGCAGCGACAGATCATCCTGAAGAAGGGGGACATCGCTAA CACTGCAACCCCTCCCTGA
- the ESPN gene encoding espin isoform X6, whose protein sequence is MALEQALQAAREGDLDVLKSLQAAGQLGPSLRDPLDALPVHHAARAGKLHCLRFLVEEAALPAAARARNGATPAHDAAATGHLSCLQWLLSQGDCRVQDKDNSGATVLHLAARFGHPEVVDWLLRHGGGDPTMATDTGALPVHYAAAKGDFPSLRLLIGHHPEGVNAQTKNGATPLYLACQEGHLEVTQYLVQECGADPHTSAHDGMTPLHAAAQMGHSPVIVWLVSCTDVSLSEKDRDGATAMHFAASRGHAKVLSWLLLHGGEISADLWGGTPLHDAAENGELECCQILVVNGAELDVRDRDGYTAADLSDYNGHSHCTRYLRTVENLSVEHRVLSRDPSAELEAKQPDSGMSSPNTTMSVQPLNFDLSSPTSTLSNYDSCSSSQSSVKGRRPLHVLPSGRDAAIQSYMDMLHPELSLAPGKAERTAPPLPPPSFLPPPPPPPGYPAPKPPVGLQAAEIYMQTKSKLRHVETLAFRKELSSRNGHNGLRRQDSARKPRAFSKQPSTGDYYRQLGRCPGEPPAARPGMAHSEEAALLPGNHVHNGCAADLKASRELPPPPPPPPPPLPEGLSSPPPAPPLPLEGAGPGCGQRRSSSSTGKVRVLRHRKSTKSFNMMAPTGDNSELLAEIKAGKSLKPTPQSKGLTTVFSGSGQPASQPDSPLPPASPAPSRARSPTPPAAGPQPLLNGTLAPAPPATPAPGVQLDVEALIPTHDEQGRPIPEWKRQVMVRKMQQKMQEEEEQRRKEEEEEARLANMPAWRRDLLRKKLEEEREQKRKEEERQKQEEMQREKEQSEKLRTLGYDETKLAPWQRQIILKKGDIAKY, encoded by the exons CACTGCGCGACCCGCTAGACGCACTGCCGGTGCACCACGCGGCCCGCGCCGGCAAGCTGCACTGTCTGCGCTTCCTGGTGGAGGAGGCCGCCCTACCCGCCGCAGCCCGTGCGCGAAACGGTGCCACCCCGGCCCACGACGCCGCTGCCACTGGCCACCTCTCCTGCCTGCAGTGGCTGCTCTCGCAGGGCGACTGCAGAGTGCAG GACAAAGACAATTCCGGTGCCACAGTCCTGCATCTGGCTGCCCGCTTCGGCCACCCTGAGGTGGTGGACTGGCTGCTGCGTCATGGCGGGGGAGACCCCACCATGGCCACAGACACGGGTGCCCTGCCTGTCCACTATGCCGCCGCCAAAGGAGACTTCCCCTCCCTGAGGCTTCTCATCGGGCACCACCCTGA AGGAGTGAATGCCCAAACCAAGAACGGTGCCACGCCCCTGTACCTGGCGTGCCAGGAGGGCCACCTGGAGGTGACGCAGTACCTGGTGCAGGAGTGCGGCGCGGACCCGCACACGAGCGCCCACGACGGCATGACCCCGCTGCACGCTGCGGCACAGATGGGCCACAGTCCGGTCATCGTGTGGCTG GTGAGCTGCACCGACGTGAGCCTGTCGGAGAAGGACAGGGACGGCGCAACGGCCATGCACTTTGCAGCAAGCCGCGGCCACGCCAAAGTGCTCAGCTGGCTTCTGCTGCACGGCGGCGAGATCTCGGCTGACCTGTGGGGCGGGACCCCACTGCACGACGCCGCGGAAAACGGGGAGCTGGAG TGCTGCCAGATCCTGGTGGTGAATGGCGCGGAGCTGGACGTCCGCGACCGGGACGGATACACAGCTGCCGACCTCTCGGACTACAATGGCCACAGCCACTGCACCCGCTACCTGCGCACTGTGGAGAACCTG AGTGTGGAGCACCGCGTGCTGTCCAGGGACCCATCCGCTGAGCTGGAGGCCAAGCAGCCGGACTCGGGCATGTCCTCGCCCAATACCACCATGTCAGTCCAGCCGCTGAACTTTGACCTCAGCTCGCCCACCAGCACCCTGTCCAACTACGACTCCTGCTCCTCCAGCCAGTCCAGTGTCAAGGGTCGGCGCCCTCTGCATG TGCTTCCCAGCGGCAGAGATGCGGCCATACAGAGCTACATGGACATGCTGCACCCAGAGCTGAGCCTGGCCCCGGGCAAGGCGGAGAGAACCGCACCCCCACTGCCACCACCCAGCTTCcttccaccaccccctcccccaccaggctACCCAGCTCCCAAGCCCCCAGTGGGGCTGCAAGCGGCTGAGATCTACATGCAGACCAAGAGCAAACTCCGCCACGTGGAGACTCTGGCCTTCAGGAAGGAG CTGAGCTCCCGCAACGGCCACAACGGGCTGCGGAGGCAGGACTCCGCCCGCAAGCCCCGCGCCTTCAGCAAGCAGCCCAGCACGGGGGACTACTACCGACAGCTGGGACGCTGTCCCGGGGAGCCGCCGGCCGCACGCCCGGGCATGGCGCACAGCGAGGAG GCGGCGCTGCTCCCCGGGAACCACGTGCACAACGGCTGCGCCGCGGACCTCAAGGCGTCCAGGGAGCTGCCGCctccaccgccgccgccgccgccgcccctgcCCGAGGGCCTGAGCTCGCCTCCGCCCGCTCCGCCTCTGCCCTTGGAGGGCGCCGGTCCCGGCTGCGGGCAGCGTCGCTCCTCCTCCTCTACTGGCA AAGTGAGAGTCCTGAGGCACAGGAAGA GCACCAAGTCTTTCAACATGATGGCCCCAACGGGCGACAACTCTGAGTTACTGGCAGAGATCAAGGCTGGCAAGAGTCTGAAGCCCACTCCGCAGAGCAAGGGTCTGACCACGGTGTTCTCTGGCAGCGGGCAGCCGGCCTCCCAG CCTGACTCGCCACTGCCGCCAGCGTCCCCAGCACCGTCCAGGGCCCGAAGTCCCACCCCGCCAGCCGCAGGGCCCCAGCCACTGCTCAACGGCACTTTGGCGCCAGCACCGCCTGCCACCCCTGCGCCGGGTGTGCAGCTCGATGTGGAAGCACTCATCCCCACACACGATGAGCAGGGCCGGCCCATCCCAGAGTGGAAGCGCCAGGTGATGGTCCGCAAGATGCAGCAGAAGAtgcaagaggaagaggagcagaggCGGAAG gaggaggaggaggaggctcggTTGGCCAACATGCCTGCCTGGAGGCGGGACCTCCTGCGGAAGAAGCTAGAAGAGGAGAG GGAGCAGAAGCG AAAAGAGGAGGAGCGACAGAAGCAGGAGGAGATGCAACGGGAAAAGGAGCAGTCGGAGAAGCTGCGGACACTGGGCTACGACGAGACCAAGCTGGCGCCCTGGCAGCGACAGATCATCCTGAAGAAGGGGGACATCGCTAAGTACTAG
- the ESPN gene encoding espin isoform X4, whose translation MALEQALQAAREGDLDVLKSLQAAGQLGPSLRDPLDALPVHHAARAGKLHCLRFLVEEAALPAAARARNGATPAHDAAATGHLSCLQWLLSQGDCRVQDKDNSGATVLHLAARFGHPEVVDWLLRHGGGDPTMATDTGALPVHYAAAKGDFPSLRLLIGHHPEGVNAQTKNGATPLYLACQEGHLEVTQYLVQECGADPHTSAHDGMTPLHAAAQMGHSPVIVWLVSCTDVSLSEKDRDGATAMHFAASRGHAKVLSWLLLHGGEISADLWGGTPLHDAAENGELECCQILVVNGAELDVRDRDGYTAADLSDYNGHSHCTRYLRTVENLSVEHRVLSRDPSAELEAKQPDSGMSSPNTTMSVQPLNFDLSSPTSTLSNYDSCSSSQSSVKGRRPLHVLPSGRDAAIQSYMDMLHPELSLAPGKAERTAPPLPPPSFLPPPPPPPGYPAPKPPVGLQAAEIYMQTKSKLRHVETLAFRKELSSRNGHNGLRRQDSARKPRAFSKQPSTGDYYRQLGRCPGEPPAARPGMAHSEEVRARQPGPAGRPGPGRAARFSLAGPSAPPQAALLPGNHVHNGCAADLKASRELPPPPPPPPPPLPEGLSSPPPAPPLPLEGAGPGCGQRRSSSSTGSTKSFNMMAPTGDNSELLAEIKAGKSLKPTPQSKGLTTVFSGSGQPASQPDSPLPPASPAPSRARSPTPPAAGPQPLLNGTLAPAPPATPAPGVQLDVEALIPTHDEQGRPIPEWKRQVMVRKMQQKMQEEEEQRRKEEEEEARLANMPAWRRDLLRKKLEEEREQKRKEEERQKQEEMQREKEQSEKLRTLGYDETKLAPWQRQIILKKGDIAKY comes from the exons CACTGCGCGACCCGCTAGACGCACTGCCGGTGCACCACGCGGCCCGCGCCGGCAAGCTGCACTGTCTGCGCTTCCTGGTGGAGGAGGCCGCCCTACCCGCCGCAGCCCGTGCGCGAAACGGTGCCACCCCGGCCCACGACGCCGCTGCCACTGGCCACCTCTCCTGCCTGCAGTGGCTGCTCTCGCAGGGCGACTGCAGAGTGCAG GACAAAGACAATTCCGGTGCCACAGTCCTGCATCTGGCTGCCCGCTTCGGCCACCCTGAGGTGGTGGACTGGCTGCTGCGTCATGGCGGGGGAGACCCCACCATGGCCACAGACACGGGTGCCCTGCCTGTCCACTATGCCGCCGCCAAAGGAGACTTCCCCTCCCTGAGGCTTCTCATCGGGCACCACCCTGA AGGAGTGAATGCCCAAACCAAGAACGGTGCCACGCCCCTGTACCTGGCGTGCCAGGAGGGCCACCTGGAGGTGACGCAGTACCTGGTGCAGGAGTGCGGCGCGGACCCGCACACGAGCGCCCACGACGGCATGACCCCGCTGCACGCTGCGGCACAGATGGGCCACAGTCCGGTCATCGTGTGGCTG GTGAGCTGCACCGACGTGAGCCTGTCGGAGAAGGACAGGGACGGCGCAACGGCCATGCACTTTGCAGCAAGCCGCGGCCACGCCAAAGTGCTCAGCTGGCTTCTGCTGCACGGCGGCGAGATCTCGGCTGACCTGTGGGGCGGGACCCCACTGCACGACGCCGCGGAAAACGGGGAGCTGGAG TGCTGCCAGATCCTGGTGGTGAATGGCGCGGAGCTGGACGTCCGCGACCGGGACGGATACACAGCTGCCGACCTCTCGGACTACAATGGCCACAGCCACTGCACCCGCTACCTGCGCACTGTGGAGAACCTG AGTGTGGAGCACCGCGTGCTGTCCAGGGACCCATCCGCTGAGCTGGAGGCCAAGCAGCCGGACTCGGGCATGTCCTCGCCCAATACCACCATGTCAGTCCAGCCGCTGAACTTTGACCTCAGCTCGCCCACCAGCACCCTGTCCAACTACGACTCCTGCTCCTCCAGCCAGTCCAGTGTCAAGGGTCGGCGCCCTCTGCATG TGCTTCCCAGCGGCAGAGATGCGGCCATACAGAGCTACATGGACATGCTGCACCCAGAGCTGAGCCTGGCCCCGGGCAAGGCGGAGAGAACCGCACCCCCACTGCCACCACCCAGCTTCcttccaccaccccctcccccaccaggctACCCAGCTCCCAAGCCCCCAGTGGGGCTGCAAGCGGCTGAGATCTACATGCAGACCAAGAGCAAACTCCGCCACGTGGAGACTCTGGCCTTCAGGAAGGAG CTGAGCTCCCGCAACGGCCACAACGGGCTGCGGAGGCAGGACTCCGCCCGCAAGCCCCGCGCCTTCAGCAAGCAGCCCAGCACGGGGGACTACTACCGACAGCTGGGACGCTGTCCCGGGGAGCCGCCGGCCGCACGCCCGGGCATGGCGCACAGCGAGGAGGTGCGTGCCCGCCAGCCCGGACCCGCTGGCCGTCCTGGACCTGGCCGGGCGGCTCGCTTCTCACTCGCTGGCCCCTCCGCTCCCCCGCAGGCGGCGCTGCTCCCCGGGAACCACGTGCACAACGGCTGCGCCGCGGACCTCAAGGCGTCCAGGGAGCTGCCGCctccaccgccgccgccgccgccgcccctgcCCGAGGGCCTGAGCTCGCCTCCGCCCGCTCCGCCTCTGCCCTTGGAGGGCGCCGGTCCCGGCTGCGGGCAGCGTCGCTCCTCCTCCTCTACTGGCA GCACCAAGTCTTTCAACATGATGGCCCCAACGGGCGACAACTCTGAGTTACTGGCAGAGATCAAGGCTGGCAAGAGTCTGAAGCCCACTCCGCAGAGCAAGGGTCTGACCACGGTGTTCTCTGGCAGCGGGCAGCCGGCCTCCCAG CCTGACTCGCCACTGCCGCCAGCGTCCCCAGCACCGTCCAGGGCCCGAAGTCCCACCCCGCCAGCCGCAGGGCCCCAGCCACTGCTCAACGGCACTTTGGCGCCAGCACCGCCTGCCACCCCTGCGCCGGGTGTGCAGCTCGATGTGGAAGCACTCATCCCCACACACGATGAGCAGGGCCGGCCCATCCCAGAGTGGAAGCGCCAGGTGATGGTCCGCAAGATGCAGCAGAAGAtgcaagaggaagaggagcagaggCGGAAG gaggaggaggaggaggctcggTTGGCCAACATGCCTGCCTGGAGGCGGGACCTCCTGCGGAAGAAGCTAGAAGAGGAGAG GGAGCAGAAGCG AAAAGAGGAGGAGCGACAGAAGCAGGAGGAGATGCAACGGGAAAAGGAGCAGTCGGAGAAGCTGCGGACACTGGGCTACGACGAGACCAAGCTGGCGCCCTGGCAGCGACAGATCATCCTGAAGAAGGGGGACATCGCTAAGTACTAG
- the ESPN gene encoding espin isoform X7, whose translation MALEQALQAAREGDLDVLKSLQAAGQLGPSLRDPLDALPVHHAARAGKLHCLRFLVEEAALPAAARARNGATPAHDAAATGHLSCLQWLLSQGDCRVQDKDNSGATVLHLAARFGHPEVVDWLLRHGGGDPTMATDTGALPVHYAAAKGDFPSLRLLIGHHPEGVNAQTKNGATPLYLACQEGHLEVTQYLVQECGADPHTSAHDGMTPLHAAAQMGHSPVIVWLVSCTDVSLSEKDRDGATAMHFAASRGHAKVLSWLLLHGGEISADLWGGTPLHDAAENGELECCQILVVNGAELDVRDRDGYTAADLSDYNGHSHCTRYLRTVENLSVEHRVLSRDPSAELEAKQPDSGMSSPNTTMSVQPLNFDLSSPTSTLSNYDSCSSSQSSVKGRRPLHVLPSGRDAAIQSYMDMLHPELSLAPGKAERTAPPLPPPSFLPPPPPPPGYPAPKPPVGLQAAEIYMQTKSKLRHVETLAFRKELSSRNGHNGLRRQDSARKPRAFSKQPSTGDYYRQLGRCPGEPPAARPGMAHSEEAALLPGNHVHNGCAADLKASRELPPPPPPPPPPLPEGLSSPPPAPPLPLEGAGPGCGQRRSSSSTGSTKSFNMMAPTGDNSELLAEIKAGKSLKPTPQSKGLTTVFSGSGQPASQPDSPLPPASPAPSRARSPTPPAAGPQPLLNGTLAPAPPATPAPGVQLDVEALIPTHDEQGRPIPEWKRQVMVRKMQQKMQEEEEQRRKEEEEEARLANMPAWRRDLLRKKLEEEREQKRKEEERQKQEEMQREKEQSEKLRTLGYDETKLAPWQRQIILKKGDIAKY comes from the exons CACTGCGCGACCCGCTAGACGCACTGCCGGTGCACCACGCGGCCCGCGCCGGCAAGCTGCACTGTCTGCGCTTCCTGGTGGAGGAGGCCGCCCTACCCGCCGCAGCCCGTGCGCGAAACGGTGCCACCCCGGCCCACGACGCCGCTGCCACTGGCCACCTCTCCTGCCTGCAGTGGCTGCTCTCGCAGGGCGACTGCAGAGTGCAG GACAAAGACAATTCCGGTGCCACAGTCCTGCATCTGGCTGCCCGCTTCGGCCACCCTGAGGTGGTGGACTGGCTGCTGCGTCATGGCGGGGGAGACCCCACCATGGCCACAGACACGGGTGCCCTGCCTGTCCACTATGCCGCCGCCAAAGGAGACTTCCCCTCCCTGAGGCTTCTCATCGGGCACCACCCTGA AGGAGTGAATGCCCAAACCAAGAACGGTGCCACGCCCCTGTACCTGGCGTGCCAGGAGGGCCACCTGGAGGTGACGCAGTACCTGGTGCAGGAGTGCGGCGCGGACCCGCACACGAGCGCCCACGACGGCATGACCCCGCTGCACGCTGCGGCACAGATGGGCCACAGTCCGGTCATCGTGTGGCTG GTGAGCTGCACCGACGTGAGCCTGTCGGAGAAGGACAGGGACGGCGCAACGGCCATGCACTTTGCAGCAAGCCGCGGCCACGCCAAAGTGCTCAGCTGGCTTCTGCTGCACGGCGGCGAGATCTCGGCTGACCTGTGGGGCGGGACCCCACTGCACGACGCCGCGGAAAACGGGGAGCTGGAG TGCTGCCAGATCCTGGTGGTGAATGGCGCGGAGCTGGACGTCCGCGACCGGGACGGATACACAGCTGCCGACCTCTCGGACTACAATGGCCACAGCCACTGCACCCGCTACCTGCGCACTGTGGAGAACCTG AGTGTGGAGCACCGCGTGCTGTCCAGGGACCCATCCGCTGAGCTGGAGGCCAAGCAGCCGGACTCGGGCATGTCCTCGCCCAATACCACCATGTCAGTCCAGCCGCTGAACTTTGACCTCAGCTCGCCCACCAGCACCCTGTCCAACTACGACTCCTGCTCCTCCAGCCAGTCCAGTGTCAAGGGTCGGCGCCCTCTGCATG TGCTTCCCAGCGGCAGAGATGCGGCCATACAGAGCTACATGGACATGCTGCACCCAGAGCTGAGCCTGGCCCCGGGCAAGGCGGAGAGAACCGCACCCCCACTGCCACCACCCAGCTTCcttccaccaccccctcccccaccaggctACCCAGCTCCCAAGCCCCCAGTGGGGCTGCAAGCGGCTGAGATCTACATGCAGACCAAGAGCAAACTCCGCCACGTGGAGACTCTGGCCTTCAGGAAGGAG CTGAGCTCCCGCAACGGCCACAACGGGCTGCGGAGGCAGGACTCCGCCCGCAAGCCCCGCGCCTTCAGCAAGCAGCCCAGCACGGGGGACTACTACCGACAGCTGGGACGCTGTCCCGGGGAGCCGCCGGCCGCACGCCCGGGCATGGCGCACAGCGAGGAG GCGGCGCTGCTCCCCGGGAACCACGTGCACAACGGCTGCGCCGCGGACCTCAAGGCGTCCAGGGAGCTGCCGCctccaccgccgccgccgccgccgcccctgcCCGAGGGCCTGAGCTCGCCTCCGCCCGCTCCGCCTCTGCCCTTGGAGGGCGCCGGTCCCGGCTGCGGGCAGCGTCGCTCCTCCTCCTCTACTGGCA GCACCAAGTCTTTCAACATGATGGCCCCAACGGGCGACAACTCTGAGTTACTGGCAGAGATCAAGGCTGGCAAGAGTCTGAAGCCCACTCCGCAGAGCAAGGGTCTGACCACGGTGTTCTCTGGCAGCGGGCAGCCGGCCTCCCAG CCTGACTCGCCACTGCCGCCAGCGTCCCCAGCACCGTCCAGGGCCCGAAGTCCCACCCCGCCAGCCGCAGGGCCCCAGCCACTGCTCAACGGCACTTTGGCGCCAGCACCGCCTGCCACCCCTGCGCCGGGTGTGCAGCTCGATGTGGAAGCACTCATCCCCACACACGATGAGCAGGGCCGGCCCATCCCAGAGTGGAAGCGCCAGGTGATGGTCCGCAAGATGCAGCAGAAGAtgcaagaggaagaggagcagaggCGGAAG gaggaggaggaggaggctcggTTGGCCAACATGCCTGCCTGGAGGCGGGACCTCCTGCGGAAGAAGCTAGAAGAGGAGAG GGAGCAGAAGCG AAAAGAGGAGGAGCGACAGAAGCAGGAGGAGATGCAACGGGAAAAGGAGCAGTCGGAGAAGCTGCGGACACTGGGCTACGACGAGACCAAGCTGGCGCCCTGGCAGCGACAGATCATCCTGAAGAAGGGGGACATCGCTAAGTACTAG